The Pseudomonas multiresinivorans DNA window CGGGCCGTACTCGGACTCGTACAGCGTATGACTACGCGTACCCACTCGGCCATTGGGCTCCAGCACGCGAACGCGCAGGGTGATTTCCTTCAACGGCCGCGACTGGCCATCGACGAGGTAGCTGTGCGGGTCCTGCGGGTCGAGGTCCAGTCGATACAAGGTGAAGTGGCTGGAGGTGTCCACCGTGTGGCTCCAGGCGAGGTCCTTGCTGAAGCCGATGTTCACCAGCGGCATGCCCGGCAGCGAAGCGCCCATCACATCGAGCTGGCCGGGAATGGTCAGGTGCATCTGGTAGAAGCGCAGCGCGCCGAACCAGGGGAAATGCGGGTTGGCCAGCAGCAGGCCGTTGCCGTCCGCAGAACGCTCGCTGCCCACGGCGACGGCGTTGCTGCCGTGGTTCTGGTGGAAGTTCTCGCGGCGATCCATCGCCGCCAGCACCTCGCCGTCGCTGACGATGGAGGACGTCGCCTGGCCCGGCGGCGTCGCTGCCATCATCGCCTCGGCGAACTGCCCGGCACCGGATTGCACCAGCAGCCGGCGGGTCAGGCGCAGCAGGTCGTCAGCCTCCAGCGGGCGCAGCCAGGCCTTGCCCGCGCACTGCGTGCCGGCCGCCTGGGTATCCCAAAGCCAGCGGTTGTAGCCGGCCGCGTAGCCATCGAGCAGATCACGGATCGGCTGCGGCTGGGCGCTGCGCAGGCGACGCAGGGATTCGTTGTCGTTGAGCCAGGTGTAGAAGAAGTCGGAGGGCAGGTTGCCGACGCCGGCGGAGGACTTGCCGTCCACGCCGAAGTAGCGCGAGCGTTCGCCCCGCGCGGTGAGGACTTCCTCGGCCAGCAGGCAGGCGTTGTCGCGGGCATAGGCGTAGCCGATGCCGTAGCCCAGGCCCAGTTCGTCCCTGGCCTGGATGTGCGGGATGCCGTAGCGGGTCCAGCGGATCTGCGCCTCGAGTTCGGCGCCATAGGCCAGCGCGGGCAGTCCGGAAGCCAGCAGGCTGCCGGCCACGGCGGCCAGTCGGAAGGTCTTGCTCATTGATTCCCTCAATGCTCGGATGACGGCCGGATGCCCGGCCAGGGGCACGCGGCCGCGCCGCTCGCGCGGTGCCGGTGCAAGGGTTGGAGGGCGGCTCACGCCGGCCAATGCAGTGCGCTGAAGGTCATCGCGCCGCGCCTTCCGAGGCACGCGCGCAGGCAGGTTGCTGAGGACATGGGTTCTCCTTTTTCTTGTCGGGGGCCTCGCGAAAAAGCGACGCGCCTCTTCAGGGGAACGGATGGGCCGCGCGCGAAATTAACCCGTGGCCGATGGCAATCGGCCACACGAAAAGGCTCTATCTCGCGACTTTCGACCGTTCCAGAGGCGTCGCGGGCGGTTCGACTTCAGGGCGCCGGGAGGGTTCCGGACTGACGCTTCCAACGACCGGGCGACTGCCCCGTCCAGCGCTGGAAAGCGCGGGAGAAACTCGCCGCCTCGGCATAGCCCAAGCACTGCGCGATGCCATGCAGATCCATCCGCGATTCGCATAGCAGGCGCTCGGCCAGACGCCGTTTGATGCCGTCATTCAGCCCCTGCAAGCTCTGCCCCTCCTGCGCCAGGCGCCGTTGCAGCGTGCGCTCGGAAAGACCCAGTCGCTCGGCCACTGCGGCAGCGCCGAGCAGGCTGGCGGAATCACGCAACAACAATTGCTGGACCTGCCGCGCGGTAGGCGTGGCAGCCAGGGTCAGCGCCAACTCTCCACAGAGGCGCTCGCAGAGCTGCTCGCCGCTGTCCCGCGCGCTGATCTGCGCTTGCGGCAACGGCGCCTGCAGGTCTTCCAGGGCAAAGAGCATGGCGTTGCGTGGCGCCTCGAACAGCGGCTCGATGCCGAAGATGTCGCGGAACACGCTGGCATCGGCTGGCGCCGGGCAGCGCAGTTCGATGGCCAGGGGCTGCAGCGGCCGCTGCAGCAATTCGCCGGACAGTTGCCAGCAACCGGCGATGCCGCGCTCCACCACGAAGGCACGGGCATCCTCGGGCAGTACGCGGTCGTCGTACACCAGCCACACCCCGCGCGCCTCCGCCTCGCTGCTCACGGGGCAAAGGGTCAGGGCCAGGCTCTGGTAACGGCCGAAGGTTTCGAAGGCTTCCTGCAGGGTGCGGCTGGCGAGCATGGTGAAACCCAGCAGCCCCAGCGACGTCAGGTGATAGCGCCGCCCGGTGGCCAAACCCAGGCCCGGCCTGTCCCTGCGCTGCAACAGGTTGCGGATCACCGCCAGCTCCTGCCACGCCTGGATGCGCCCGGCGCGCGCCTGCAGGTCGGCGGGCGAGATGGCGCTGCCCACCAGGCAATCGTCGGCGTCGATGCCTTCGTCGCGGGCGCTATCGAGCAGGTACTGCACTCCGGTGATTTCGCGGGTCTGGCGCCAGTCCATCACGAATTCCTTGTTGGCCGCTGCATGGCGGGAAAAGTCAATTTTTGGCGGACTTGATCATGGAAGAAAGTGACGGCGCTGACCATGCTTGAGGTGCCAATAACACTCACAAGAGGCTTCCCCATGTTCGAGTTCTTCTACGCGTTGCCGAGCCAGAATCGCGCCGCCGAGTACAAGCACTTCCGCATCGTCCCGGCCACCGGCGCCATCGGTGCGGACGTCAGCGACCTTGATCTGACCACCCTGGGCGACGACGGCTACGCCGAGCTGCGCCAGGCACTGCTGGCGCACAAGGTGCTGTTCATCCGCGGGCAGGACCTGAGCGTGGAAAACCTCGAAGCCGTGACCCTGCGCTTCGGTGAATTCGGCCGCGAACCCTACGTGGTCGGCATGGACGATCATCCGCACGTGGTGCGGGTGGTGAAGGAAGCCAACGAAAAGACCCCGGTGGTGTTCGGCGGCGCCTGGCACAGCGACTGGTCGTTTCAGGAGCGCCCGCCGGCTTTCACCCTGCTCTACGGCCACGACATCCCGCCTTTCGGCGGCGACACCCTCTATGCCAACCTGGCGCTGGCCTACGAATGGCTGTCGCCGAAGCTTCGTGCACAGCTGGAAACCCTCGACGCCATCCATAGCCCGGAGCGCGCCTACGGCGCGGAAGCCAAGCACAACGACCTGATGGAGAACATGGCGGTGCGCTACGGCAACCACGATGGCGAAGTGCGCTCGCACCCGCTGGTGATCAAACACCCGGAGACCGGCAAGAAGGTCCTCTACATCAACCCGGCCTACACCAGCGGCATCAAGGGCATGCGCCCGGCCGAGTCGCAGCCGCTGCTGGACTACCTGTTCGGCATCGCCACCCAGCCGGCCTTCACCTGCCGCATGCGCTGGACCGCCGGCACCCTGGCGATCTGGGACAACCGCAGCACCTGGCACTACCCGGTGTCGGACTACCACGGCATGCGCCGGGAGATGTACCGCACCACCGTGGTGGGCGAAGTGCCGAGCCGCTGAGGAGCCCGACAATGACGACCGACAATCTCCACTCCGCCGCCCACGCCCTGGCCGAGGCGCGGGCCAGCCGAACGCCCATCGCCGCGCCGGCGGCACACTATGAGCTCACCGGGCTGGACGACGCCTATCGCGTGCAGGCGCTGGGCATCGACCTCGCGCTGGCTGGTGGCGAACGCCTGGCGGGCGCCAAGGCCGGGCTGATCTCGCCGGCGATGCAGGCGGCGCTCAAGGTCGGCGAACCGATTCATGGCCGCTTGCTCGCCAGCCTGCGCTGTCGATCCGGCGCGCTTATCGCCCGCGAACGCCTGCTGCAACCGCGAATCGAGGCGGAAGTCGCCCTGCTCATCGGCCGCGACCTGCCGACGGGAGAGCTCGATCTGGCCACTTTTCGCGCCTGCATCGAAGGTGCGGTCCCGGCCATCGAGATCAACGACACCGCCGTGGCCAACTGGCAGATCGGCCTGCTCGACTCGGTGGCCGATAACCTCTGCGCGGGCCTCTACCTGACCGGCGACCAACCGGTGGCGCTGGAAAGACTGGAAGACGCCGCGCTGGCAGTGCAACTGCTCCGCAACGGCGTGCCGGCCTTCCCGCCGACCCGGACGACCCTCGGGGCGATGCTCGACATCGGCCTCTGGCTGGCGCGACGCATGGCACGCCTGGACGCGCCGCTCAAGGCGGGAGACGTCCTGCTGTGCGGAGCCCTGGCGCCGATGTCGCCGGTTGCGCCGGGGGATCTATTCGAGCTGGAAATCGAGGGGCTGGGACGCGTCGGCTGCAGCTTCGAGCAATGACGGAGAGGACGGGCCCGGTCTCTTGCAACTGCGCTCCGCGCTTCTCCCAGCGGCGTAAGGCACATCACCTGGAACCGGTTATCCGCCAGTAACTCGCGGCGGATAACGCCAGGGCGTTATTCGCCCTACGGGTTCTGTGCCCGCACGCCGCTACAACTCCGCTGCGAACCGCCCTGGATGCTCCCCCAGCAGCGTAGGGCGCATAACCTGGAACAGGTTATCCGCCGAAAACTCACGGCGGATAACGCCAAGGCGTTATTCGCCCTAGGGGTTCTGTGCCCACGCGCCGTCAGAGCTCCGCGCCGAACCGCCCTGCATGCTCGCGCAACATCCCCCGCAGCAACTGTGCAGCCGGTGACAGGTAGGCGCCCTCGCGCACGGCCAGCCCTATGGTCCGTGTCAGCGTGGTCTCGGCCAACTGCACCTCGCGCAACTGGTCCATGCCGTGCCCGCCGGCGAGCGCCTCGCGGGCGATGAAGCTGAGCAGGCGGGTACGGGCGATCAGGTTGGGCAGCATGGGAATCGCATTGGTCTCGATCTGCACCTGCGGCATAGGCAGTTGGTGGGCCTGGAAGGTGGCGTCCATCCAGCGCCGCGACGACACCCCGGTCGCCGGCAGTACCCAGCGATAGCGGCACAGGTCGGCCATGGCTACGGGTGCGTCGAAGATCGGATGGTCGCGGCTGGCGACCACTACCACCTGATCCTGCAGTAATGGCTCGCTGCTCAGTTGCGGGTCATCGACGATCCGCGAGCAGATCGCCATGTCCAGCCGCCCGCTGCGCAACGCTTCGCGCAGCACGTCGTCCTGGCCCAGCACCAGGCTCATGGTGACCTCCGGCGCACGGGCCAGAAGGTCCTCGGTGAGGCGCGGCAACAGGTACTCGGCCATGGTCGCCGCGCAGCCCAGGCGGATATTGCCTACGACACCACTGGCGAAATCGCGCACCTCGCGGCGAGTTTCCTCGATGTCCTGACGAAGTTGCCGGGCGCGCTGGAGCATCAGTTCGCCGGCCGGCGTCAGGCGAATCCGTCGGCCATCGCGCTGGAACAAGCGCGCGCCAAGGGATTCCTCCAGGCGCTGGATGCTCTTGGTCAGCGCCGGCTGGCTGCGCCCTAGGCGCTCGGCCGCGCGCCCCAGGTGGCCAAGTTCGGCGATGGTTTCGAAGTAGGCGAGATCACGCAGGTCCATGGCGGCCAACCGATAAATTTCAGGAATGGATTCATGACTATTAGAAAATAGACTTGATCGATCCGGCTACCGATAATTTCTCCGTCTTCCCCGTCCGGAGCCGTCCGTGTCCAGTCGCCCCGCCCTCTTCGTCGCCCGTATCCCCGTCAGTCTGCAATGGCTGACCCTGGCGCTCGGGGCCGCAGGCGCCGGGCAGCTGCTGACCTGGCTCGGCATCCCTGCCGCGCTGTTCCTCGGGCCCATGCTGGTGGCGATCGCCTTCGGCGTCAGCGGCGCGGAAATCCGCCTGCCGCGCAGTGCCTTCCGCCTCAGCCAGGGCTGCATCGGCCTGCTGGTCGCCCACGCCATGAGCTGGTCGGTGCTGCAGGCGATGGTCGACTCCTGGCCGCTGATGCTCAGCGCCACGCTGCTCACCGTGCTGCTGTCCGCTGCCGTCAGCTATGCCATGGTGCGTTTCGGCGGCATCCCCGGCAGCACGGCCGCCTGGGGCACCGCGCCGGGCGGCGCGGCGGCCATGGTGTCGATGGCCGAAGCCAACGGCGCCGACCCGCGCGTGGTCGCCACCATGCAGTACGTGCGGGTGGTCTGCGTGGTCATGGCCGGTGCCCTGGTCGGGCGCTTCCTCGGCATCGAGGGCGGCGGTTCAGTGGCGCACAGCACGCCGATCATCGACACCGCCACCCTGCCCGACCTGATCAACTGCCTGCTGCTGATCTTCGTCTGCACCACTGCCGGCGCGAAGCTGCCGGCCGGTCCGCTGCTGGTGCCGCTGGTGGCCGGAGCGATTCTTCAGCTCACCGGCGTGCTGCACATCACCCTGCCGCACTGGTTGCTGGCCAGCGCCTACGGCGTGATCGGCTGCTACATCGGCCTGCGCTTCGACCGCGAAAGCCTCGCCTACGTCGGGCGCCACCTGCCGGCCATGCTGGTCAGCGCACTGGCGCTGATCGCCAGCTGCGCGCTGTTCGCCTGGGCGTTGGCGGCCATCACCGGGATGGATTTCCTCTCCCTCTACCTCGCCACCAGCCCCGGCGGCCTGGATGCCATGGCGATCATCGCGGTGGACACCCATTCCGACGTCGGCCTGGTGCTGGCGATGCAGACGCTGCGGCTGTTCGTAGTGCTATTTACCGGGGTTTCCGTCGCACGCACGGTGATTCGCCTGAGCCGCGCCTGAGCCTGGGGCTGGGCCTGGGCCTGTAGGAGCAACTGTCTTCTTCGGTCAATTTGCGCCACTGAAATCCCCTCACCCCAGCCCTCTCCCGGAGGGAGAGGGAGCCGTCCGTGCCGGCTGACGCCGAAGTTTCATCCTGCACCGAACGATCCCCTCTCCCCCAGGGAGAGGTTCGGGTGAGGGGGCTCTTGATTTTGTAGGAGCGAGCTTGCTCGCGAACCGCCCAACCCTGGGGCCGCCGGCCGACTCCCTTCGCAAGCAAGCTCGCTCCTACACAACGCGCCCACCCGCGACCTTGTGCCGGCGAACCCACCCCCGCTAAGGTCGTCGCTCCTTCACCGAGCGAGCCCGCCATGGATAGCCTTCGCCACCGCCCCACTGCCTTCCACGTCACCCACTGGAGCGACGACCCATTCAGCCGCGGCGCCTACAGCACCCTGCTGCCCGGCGGCACGCCGGAGCATCGGCGCCGGCTGGGTGAGGTCCTGGGCGGCAAGCTGGTGCTGGCCGGCGAAGCCTGCAATCCCGTTGCTCCCGCCATGACCCACGGCGCCTGGGACGATGGCCTGCGCGCCGCCGAAGCGGCCATCGAAAGCGGCGCTCGCCGGGTACTGGTAATTGGCGCAGGTTTCGCCGGACTTGCTGCAGCACGCCGCCTCCGGGAGGCCGCTATCGAGTGCGTGGTGCTGGAAGCCCGTGGTCGTCTCGGCGGCCGCGTGCACAGTATTTCGCTCGGTTCGATAAAGGCAGACGAAGGCGCCGCCTGGTTGCAGCAGTTCGACGACAACGCACTCGCCGCGCACGCACAGCAACTGGGCCTGCCGTTGCAGGCAACCGATTTCAGCCACCCCCTGGCCGCTGCGGCCGACGGCCCGGTGCCGGACATCGATGCCGCCTGGGAAGCCCTGCGCGCCGGGATCGACCGCCAGTTGCCGCTGGCGGAAGGCGTCACGCGCTATCTGCAGGATCGCGACGAAGAAACCCGTCGCGCCACCCGCTTCGCCCTGGACGCCAACCTGATCCTGGAAGCCTGCCTGCCCCTGGAATCACTGTCGGTGGATGCGCTGGACGAGGAAGGTGTCGGCGCCGGCGACCGCTTCCTGCCGCAAGGCTATTCACAGCTTGTCGCGTACCTCGCCCAAGGGCTAGATATCCGCCTGAACCAGCCAGTGGCAGACATCGACTGGTCGGGGGCAAAAGTGCGGGCAGGCGACGAAAGCTGGGACTTCTGCATCTGTACCGTGCCCATCGGCGTGCTGCGCGATATTCGCTTCAATCCGCCTTTGCCGCCAGCGCAGCAGGATGCGCTGGAGCACCTGGGGATGGGGCAGCTGGAGAAGGTCGTGCTGCAATTCGAGGAGCGCTGGTGGCCGGTGTCGCCGTCGGGGTATCTGCGCTGGTACGACACGCCAGCCAGCTTCGGCGAATGGCTCGATCTCACTGAAGCAGTGGGCACGCCCACGATCGCCGGGTTGATCGCCGCAGATGCACTGGAGCGCGTATTCGCGGGGCGAACGGATGAAGAGGTCGTCGCCGCAGCCTGCTCGGCTCTGCGCGCCTGGGCCAAAGCGGTTCAGCAGAAACACCTGTAGGAGCGAGCTTGCTCGCGAACGAATTTTCCGGCGACTCCAGTGCGGGTCGGTTCGCGAGCAAGAGCTAGGCGCCCCCCTCGGTCCTACAGGGAATCCAAGCGTGGCGCTCAGAGCCCTTCCAGCGTCAGATCGACCAACCGCTCGACATAGCCCGTATCCAGCTCCTCGCCGGAAAACAGGATGCGGTACACCAGCGGCGCCATCAGCCGGTCGACGATGCGGTCGACCTCCGGCAGCTTCTCGCCGCGCCCCTTGGCCCGCAGCAGGATGATGTCGAACTGGCCGCAGGCAATCGCCATGCAGCGCCCGGAGCAGCCGCCGCCAGCGGCCAGCAGGTCGAGCACTACCGCGCGGCCGGGCACCGAGGCGGTCTCCTCCATGTACTGCTCGCCCCAGGCCAGCAGGTCGCCGCGCAGGCTGCCGGTATCGGCCGGCTCGGCATCCGGGCGGATGCGCTCCAGCGCGACATCGCCGAGCAACTCGCTGAGGTCGCCCCAGCGCCGGTAGATGGTCGAGGGCGTGACACCGGCGCGCGCCGCGATCAGCGGCACGGTCAGTTCCGCGCGGTCGCGCTCTTCCAGCAACTCCTGGACAGCCTTGTGCACCGACGCCTGCACCCGCGCGCTGCGGCCGCCCGGACGAACACCCTGATTGATTGCCATAAGCACCTTAACGCAAAGAATTTGCTTTTATCCGAAAACGGGTCCAGCATCTCGCAAAAGCAAAATCTTAGCCTTTGCGAGCTGAATCATGGCACAGACATTACCTAAAAGCGTGCCCGGCTTTTTCCCGGCTCTGCTGCTGACCGCGATCCTCATGGCCTTCCTCGCCGCCGCTGCCGCGCCCACGCCGCTCTATGCGCTGTACCGCGAGTCCTGGCAGTTCTCCCCCGCCCTGCTGACGCTGGCATTCAGCATCTACGCCGGCGGGCTGATGCTGGCGCTGCTGGTGTTCGGTTCGCTGTCGGACTACCTCGGCCGCCGCCCGCTGATCCGTGCGGCGCTGATCATCGAGTTGCTGGCGATGAGCGTGTTCCTCTACGCCAACTCGGTGGAACTGCTGATCGCCGCGCGCCTGCTGCAAGGCTTCGCCACCGGCATCGCGACCGCTGTAGTGGGCGCCGCCATGCTCGACATCGACCGCGAGCGCGGCCCGTTGATCAACAGCGTCGCGCCCATGCTTGGCATGGCGCTGGGCGCACTGGGCAGCAGCGCACTGGTGCAGTTCGGCGGCGACCCGCTGCACCGCGTCTATGTCTGGTTGCTGGCGGTGTTCGCGCTGGCACTGATGCTGCTGCGCTGGTTGCCGGAAAGCGTCAGCCCGCAGCCCGGCGCCTGGGCCTCGCTGAAGCCGCGCATCCGCATTCCCCCGCAGGCGCGCCGGGCGTTCTGGAGCGTGGCGCCGCTGAACGCCAGCCTCTGGGCGCTGGGCGGTTTCTACCTGTCGCTGGGCCCGACCCTGGCGCGCCAGGTGACCAGTCTGCAGGTGCCGATGATCGGCGGTGGGCTGGTGTCGCTGCTGTGCTTCTGCGGCGCCGTGGCGATCGTCGCGCTGCGCAACCGGCCGGCAGCGGTCATCCTGCGCCGCGGCGGACTGGCGCTGATCATTGGCCTGCTGATTACCCTGCTCGGCGTGGACTCCTCCAACCTCTGGCTGTTCTTCCTCGGCACTGCGGTGGCGGGCCTTGGCTTTGGCGGCGCCTTCCTCGGCGCATTGCGCTCGGTGGTGCCGCTGGCCCACGCCCACGAGCGCGGTGCACTGATGGCGAGTTTCTACGTGCTCAGCTACCTGGCCTTCAGCGTGCCGGCGATCCTCGCCGGGCTGGCGATCCAGCGTTATGGACTGGTCGCCACCACCAACGGCTACGCCAGCCTGCAGATTCTTGCGGCGTCGTTGGTCCTGCTGCTGTCCTTGCGCGCGCCCGCCGCGCAGAAGGCGCCGGCCTGAATCAGGCCGCCTCGCGGGCGCGCAGGAAGTCGTAGAGCGCGCGCACCGCCGGCTGCTCCAGCGCCTGGGCGGCGTGGCAAAGGCCGATGCGGCGCACGGGTAGCGGCAGGTTCAAGGTTCCGCTGCGCACGGCCGGGGCGCCGCCCAGCAACGAGGCAGGAAGGATAGCCGAGCCCAGGCCGGCACTGACCAGCCGCAGGGCAAGATTCAGGGTGCTGGCCTGCGCGACCACGGGTGCGCTGCCGTAGGCAGTCATCAAACGCTGGTGCGACGGGTGCGACGGACAGGTGATCCACGCGTCGACTGGCACAGTCTCGGCGCCGGGCGGCAGCGCCAATACGTAGGGATCGTCCCACACCGGAACGAACAGTTCGTCCTCGCAACAGAACTCCTCCGCTGCCAGCCGCGCCTCCCCCACACAGCCTTCCTCCAGGTGCAGTTGCAGGTTGGGGATCGCCTGCCGGGCCAGGCCGACGAAGCGCTCGATCTGCTCGGCGCTGATGTCCCCTTCCACGCCCAGATGCAGCGGCTGCCGCTCCGACGACTGGCGGAACAGCTTGCGCAATCCCTCCGCCTCGGCCAGCAGGGCACGGGCTCGCGGGTACAGAGTGCGCGCCGCTTCGCTGACATCCACGCCGCGCGGTTGGCGCACGAACAGCTCGGTGCCCAGGCTCTCCTCCAACTGGCGC harbors:
- a CDS encoding AraC family transcriptional regulator, whose protein sequence is MDWRQTREITGVQYLLDSARDEGIDADDCLVGSAISPADLQARAGRIQAWQELAVIRNLLQRRDRPGLGLATGRRYHLTSLGLLGFTMLASRTLQEAFETFGRYQSLALTLCPVSSEAEARGVWLVYDDRVLPEDARAFVVERGIAGCWQLSGELLQRPLQPLAIELRCPAPADASVFRDIFGIEPLFEAPRNAMLFALEDLQAPLPQAQISARDSGEQLCERLCGELALTLAATPTARQVQQLLLRDSASLLGAAAVAERLGLSERTLQRRLAQEGQSLQGLNDGIKRRLAERLLCESRMDLHGIAQCLGYAEAASFSRAFQRWTGQSPGRWKRQSGTLPAP
- a CDS encoding TauD/TfdA dioxygenase family protein, producing MFEFFYALPSQNRAAEYKHFRIVPATGAIGADVSDLDLTTLGDDGYAELRQALLAHKVLFIRGQDLSVENLEAVTLRFGEFGREPYVVGMDDHPHVVRVVKEANEKTPVVFGGAWHSDWSFQERPPAFTLLYGHDIPPFGGDTLYANLALAYEWLSPKLRAQLETLDAIHSPERAYGAEAKHNDLMENMAVRYGNHDGEVRSHPLVIKHPETGKKVLYINPAYTSGIKGMRPAESQPLLDYLFGIATQPAFTCRMRWTAGTLAIWDNRSTWHYPVSDYHGMRREMYRTTVVGEVPSR
- a CDS encoding 2-keto-4-pentenoate hydratase — encoded protein: MTTDNLHSAAHALAEARASRTPIAAPAAHYELTGLDDAYRVQALGIDLALAGGERLAGAKAGLISPAMQAALKVGEPIHGRLLASLRCRSGALIARERLLQPRIEAEVALLIGRDLPTGELDLATFRACIEGAVPAIEINDTAVANWQIGLLDSVADNLCAGLYLTGDQPVALERLEDAALAVQLLRNGVPAFPPTRTTLGAMLDIGLWLARRMARLDAPLKAGDVLLCGALAPMSPVAPGDLFELEIEGLGRVGCSFEQ
- a CDS encoding LysR family transcriptional regulator; translated protein: MDLRDLAYFETIAELGHLGRAAERLGRSQPALTKSIQRLEESLGARLFQRDGRRIRLTPAGELMLQRARQLRQDIEETRREVRDFASGVVGNIRLGCAATMAEYLLPRLTEDLLARAPEVTMSLVLGQDDVLREALRSGRLDMAICSRIVDDPQLSSEPLLQDQVVVVASRDHPIFDAPVAMADLCRYRWVLPATGVSSRRWMDATFQAHQLPMPQVQIETNAIPMLPNLIARTRLLSFIAREALAGGHGMDQLREVQLAETTLTRTIGLAVREGAYLSPAAQLLRGMLREHAGRFGAEL
- a CDS encoding AbrB family transcriptional regulator; translation: MSSRPALFVARIPVSLQWLTLALGAAGAGQLLTWLGIPAALFLGPMLVAIAFGVSGAEIRLPRSAFRLSQGCIGLLVAHAMSWSVLQAMVDSWPLMLSATLLTVLLSAAVSYAMVRFGGIPGSTAAWGTAPGGAAAMVSMAEANGADPRVVATMQYVRVVCVVMAGALVGRFLGIEGGGSVAHSTPIIDTATLPDLINCLLLIFVCTTAGAKLPAGPLLVPLVAGAILQLTGVLHITLPHWLLASAYGVIGCYIGLRFDRESLAYVGRHLPAMLVSALALIASCALFAWALAAITGMDFLSLYLATSPGGLDAMAIIAVDTHSDVGLVLAMQTLRLFVVLFTGVSVARTVIRLSRA
- a CDS encoding flavin monoamine oxidase family protein, whose protein sequence is MDSLRHRPTAFHVTHWSDDPFSRGAYSTLLPGGTPEHRRRLGEVLGGKLVLAGEACNPVAPAMTHGAWDDGLRAAEAAIESGARRVLVIGAGFAGLAAARRLREAAIECVVLEARGRLGGRVHSISLGSIKADEGAAWLQQFDDNALAAHAQQLGLPLQATDFSHPLAAAADGPVPDIDAAWEALRAGIDRQLPLAEGVTRYLQDRDEETRRATRFALDANLILEACLPLESLSVDALDEEGVGAGDRFLPQGYSQLVAYLAQGLDIRLNQPVADIDWSGAKVRAGDESWDFCICTVPIGVLRDIRFNPPLPPAQQDALEHLGMGQLEKVVLQFEERWWPVSPSGYLRWYDTPASFGEWLDLTEAVGTPTIAGLIAADALERVFAGRTDEEVVAAACSALRAWAKAVQQKHL
- a CDS encoding TetR/AcrR family transcriptional regulator → MAINQGVRPGGRSARVQASVHKAVQELLEERDRAELTVPLIAARAGVTPSTIYRRWGDLSELLGDVALERIRPDAEPADTGSLRGDLLAWGEQYMEETASVPGRAVVLDLLAAGGGCSGRCMAIACGQFDIILLRAKGRGEKLPEVDRIVDRLMAPLVYRILFSGEELDTGYVERLVDLTLEGL
- a CDS encoding MFS transporter: MAQTLPKSVPGFFPALLLTAILMAFLAAAAAPTPLYALYRESWQFSPALLTLAFSIYAGGLMLALLVFGSLSDYLGRRPLIRAALIIELLAMSVFLYANSVELLIAARLLQGFATGIATAVVGAAMLDIDRERGPLINSVAPMLGMALGALGSSALVQFGGDPLHRVYVWLLAVFALALMLLRWLPESVSPQPGAWASLKPRIRIPPQARRAFWSVAPLNASLWALGGFYLSLGPTLARQVTSLQVPMIGGGLVSLLCFCGAVAIVALRNRPAAVILRRGGLALIIGLLITLLGVDSSNLWLFFLGTAVAGLGFGGAFLGALRSVVPLAHAHERGALMASFYVLSYLAFSVPAILAGLAIQRYGLVATTNGYASLQILAASLVLLLSLRAPAAQKAPA
- a CDS encoding LysR family transcriptional regulator, yielding MDIRQLAAFVAVFEERNITAAAQRLFVSQPTLSATVRQLEESLGTELFVRQPRGVDVSEAARTLYPRARALLAEAEGLRKLFRQSSERQPLHLGVEGDISAEQIERFVGLARQAIPNLQLHLEEGCVGEARLAAEEFCCEDELFVPVWDDPYVLALPPGAETVPVDAWITCPSHPSHQRLMTAYGSAPVVAQASTLNLALRLVSAGLGSAILPASLLGGAPAVRSGTLNLPLPVRRIGLCHAAQALEQPAVRALYDFLRAREAA